The following proteins are encoded in a genomic region of Sorangiineae bacterium MSr12523:
- a CDS encoding glycoside hydrolase family 5 protein yields the protein MRSKRTTRLFVPIVGVLAIGCSLGPVACSSQSEETADKAAATVAVPVTVDTPAAAAAVFRVNPQGRITKNGQVFPMRCGSWFGLEGRHEPSNDPTNPSGAPMELYVGNTFWANGGSGTGRTIQQTMAEIVAMGINVVRLPVVPQTLRADDPQGRAPYLKNHSSVRVANARLALEQFIKLADQNNIEVILDVHSCSNYVGWRKGRLDARPPYSDRNRDNYDFKRENYSCSATGNPSSVTTIHAYNRTMWLNDLRTLAGLGQQLGVDNIIGIDIFNEPWDYTWQEWKTLTEAAYTTINAVNPNTLLFVQGISATAGNQDGTPSTVVQVPHGDPASNPNWGENLFEARNNPIGIPKERLVYSPHTYGPSVFVQKMFMDPAQPQCAGLEGDAAGDAKCKIVINPSLLRAGWEEHFGYLKNQGYAVVVGEFGGNMDWPLGQASIRDRNRWKHITPGVDGAWQNAFVDYLVSKGIEGCYWSINPESGDTAGWYGHAYDPINNTAGWGEWRPFDSRKTTLLNRLWGR from the coding sequence ATGCGCTCCAAGAGAACCACTCGACTGTTCGTACCGATTGTCGGTGTACTTGCTATCGGATGCAGCCTCGGTCCGGTTGCTTGCAGCAGCCAATCCGAGGAAACGGCGGACAAAGCCGCGGCCACCGTGGCGGTGCCCGTCACCGTCGACACCCCGGCAGCCGCCGCCGCGGTATTCCGGGTCAATCCACAGGGCCGAATCACTAAAAATGGTCAGGTATTCCCGATGCGTTGTGGATCCTGGTTCGGACTGGAAGGCCGGCACGAGCCATCCAACGATCCAACGAACCCCAGCGGCGCTCCGATGGAGTTGTACGTAGGAAACACCTTCTGGGCCAACGGAGGATCGGGGACCGGCCGCACGATCCAGCAGACGATGGCGGAGATCGTCGCCATGGGTATCAACGTGGTTCGGCTCCCGGTCGTTCCGCAAACGCTCCGCGCCGACGACCCGCAGGGCCGCGCCCCGTACTTGAAGAACCACTCATCCGTCCGTGTGGCCAACGCACGGCTGGCGCTGGAGCAGTTCATCAAGCTCGCGGATCAGAACAACATCGAAGTCATCCTCGATGTGCACTCCTGCTCCAATTACGTCGGCTGGAGGAAGGGACGCCTGGATGCCCGCCCGCCGTACAGCGATCGCAATCGAGACAATTACGATTTCAAACGAGAAAACTACTCCTGCTCCGCAACGGGCAACCCCAGCTCGGTGACCACGATTCACGCCTACAATCGAACGATGTGGCTGAACGATCTCCGCACGTTGGCTGGGCTCGGTCAGCAACTGGGTGTGGACAACATCATCGGCATCGACATCTTCAACGAGCCCTGGGATTACACGTGGCAGGAGTGGAAAACGCTCACGGAAGCTGCGTATACGACGATCAACGCCGTCAATCCCAATACGTTGCTGTTCGTTCAGGGCATTTCGGCGACGGCCGGAAATCAGGATGGTACGCCGAGCACCGTCGTCCAGGTGCCGCACGGGGATCCGGCCTCCAACCCGAACTGGGGCGAAAACCTGTTCGAGGCGCGCAACAATCCGATCGGTATCCCGAAGGAGCGGTTGGTGTATTCACCGCATACCTACGGTCCCTCGGTATTCGTGCAGAAGATGTTCATGGATCCCGCCCAGCCGCAATGTGCGGGGCTGGAGGGCGATGCGGCCGGAGACGCGAAGTGCAAGATCGTCATCAACCCATCGCTGCTTCGTGCGGGTTGGGAAGAACACTTCGGTTACCTGAAAAATCAAGGCTACGCGGTGGTCGTCGGCGAGTTTGGCGGCAATATGGATTGGCCCCTTGGCCAAGCCAGCATCCGCGATCGCAACCGCTGGAAGCACATCACTCCCGGCGTCGATGGCGCCTGGCAGAACGCCTTCGTCGACTACCTGGTCTCGAAGGGCATCGAAGGTTGTTATTGGTCCATCAACCCCGAATCGGGCGACACCGCCGGTTGGTATGGCCACGCGTACGATCCCATCAACAACACGGCGGGTTGGGGTGAGTGGCGGCCCTTCGATTCCCGAAAGACCACGCTGTTGAATCGGCTCTGGGGCAGGTAG